One window of the Arthrobacter sp. D5-1 genome contains the following:
- a CDS encoding glycosyltransferase 87 family protein has product MASPSHPVSQPVVSTTKRGWIFTVAGALTLMVAVWFLYTDYEPFLNDFEVYYYGGGKVLEGGDLYAVREGLPFTYPPFAALLFTGLAAMGFFAGSMVFILAALVGAAVVAAWLARHYFGLSMWRAAFADYRFRTTALVGTGAILLLGPWRDTFVFGQINIILMGVILVDFLLYTKARAGALRWPAGLLIGMAAGVKLTPLAFGLYFLVRRDFKALAWMAVGFFGSIALAWAVLPQASLAFWTRILPDTGRIGGPAYVDNLSLKGMLLHFGMPDSSITNVVWLVLSLAAVVLAGLIIKWALDADENFIAVSATAILMLLISPVSWSHHWVWVAVALPSMAFAMHRVPSRSGRMRTAGWVIVVCSTIAFYMTPKNLAVWAGAAEWGKDPQTQWQLIISSLGVVCAIAMLVYWALAYRPSRTGALESRARSLSSPLNGE; this is encoded by the coding sequence GTGGCTTCTCCTTCACACCCGGTTTCACAACCAGTGGTTTCCACCACCAAACGCGGCTGGATCTTCACGGTGGCCGGCGCGCTGACCCTCATGGTCGCCGTGTGGTTCCTGTATACGGACTACGAACCGTTCCTCAACGACTTCGAGGTCTACTACTACGGCGGCGGCAAGGTCCTCGAGGGTGGCGACCTCTACGCGGTGCGGGAAGGCTTGCCGTTCACGTATCCGCCCTTCGCTGCGCTGCTCTTTACCGGGTTGGCAGCCATGGGCTTCTTCGCGGGCAGCATGGTCTTCATCCTTGCTGCGCTGGTGGGTGCCGCCGTGGTGGCTGCCTGGCTTGCAAGGCACTACTTCGGCCTGTCGATGTGGCGGGCAGCGTTCGCAGACTACCGCTTCAGGACCACGGCCCTGGTGGGTACGGGAGCCATCCTCCTCCTGGGACCGTGGCGTGACACGTTCGTTTTCGGGCAGATCAACATCATCCTGATGGGGGTGATCCTGGTTGATTTCCTGCTCTACACCAAGGCCAGGGCCGGTGCCCTCCGCTGGCCCGCCGGCCTGCTGATCGGCATGGCCGCGGGAGTGAAGCTCACTCCGCTCGCCTTCGGCCTGTACTTCCTGGTGCGCCGTGACTTCAAGGCCCTGGCCTGGATGGCCGTGGGCTTCTTCGGCTCGATCGCACTGGCCTGGGCTGTTTTGCCACAGGCGTCGCTTGCCTTCTGGACCAGGATCCTGCCGGACACCGGCCGGATCGGTGGACCGGCGTATGTGGACAACCTCTCCCTGAAGGGGATGCTGCTGCACTTCGGCATGCCGGATTCATCCATCACCAACGTGGTGTGGCTGGTCCTCTCCTTGGCCGCGGTGGTGCTGGCTGGACTCATCATCAAATGGGCCCTGGACGCTGACGAGAATTTCATCGCAGTATCGGCCACAGCCATCCTGATGCTCCTGATCAGCCCGGTGTCGTGGTCCCACCACTGGGTGTGGGTTGCAGTGGCCCTGCCCAGCATGGCTTTTGCGATGCACCGGGTTCCTTCCCGCAGCGGACGGATGCGCACGGCGGGCTGGGTCATCGTGGTGTGCTCCACCATCGCTTTCTACATGACGCCCAAGAACCTGGCCGTCTGGGCTGGGGCGGCCGAGTGGGGCAAGGACCCGCAGACACAATGGCAGCTCATCATTTCCAGCCTGGGCGTGGTGTGTGCCATTGCCATGCTTGTGTATTGGGCCCTGGCGTACCGTCCATCCCGGACGGGTGCCCTCGAATCCCGCGCGCGTTCGCTTTCCTCACCGCTCAACGGCGAGTGA
- a CDS encoding cystathionine gamma-synthase has protein sequence MSATNNAGFNTRAVHAGQAFEPLTGAVVPPLHFSSTYAQDGIGNLRSGYEYGRGGNPTRDALQEQLAALEGGTAAFSFGSGLAAEDSLIRAIARPGDHIVLGNDAYGGTYRLINRVLGDWGIGNTPVDMSDLDAVAAAVAANNTRIVWVETPSNPMMKITDIEALAAVAHDAGALLVVDNTFASPYLQTPLALGADVVVHSTTKYIGGHSDVVGGAIVVKDDELAEKIGFIQFAVGAVSGPMDAFLTTRGLKTLGVRMDRHSDNGQAVAEWLLQRPEVEAVLYPGLPDHPGHELAAKQMKKFGGMVSVQFKGGEAAARTVAESTSVFTLAESLGGIESLMNYPSEMTHASVKGTELAVPVNLLRLSCGIEEAEDLIADLEQAFAKISNG, from the coding sequence ATGTCTGCCACCAACAACGCCGGGTTCAACACCCGCGCCGTCCACGCCGGACAGGCCTTCGAACCCCTGACCGGTGCTGTGGTGCCGCCGCTGCACTTCAGCTCCACCTATGCCCAGGACGGCATCGGCAACCTGCGGTCCGGGTACGAGTACGGACGCGGCGGCAACCCGACCCGCGACGCCCTCCAGGAGCAGTTGGCCGCCCTCGAAGGGGGTACCGCAGCGTTTTCCTTCGGCTCGGGCCTCGCTGCCGAGGACTCATTGATCCGTGCGATCGCCCGCCCCGGTGACCACATCGTCCTGGGCAACGACGCTTACGGCGGCACCTACCGCCTGATCAACCGCGTCTTGGGCGACTGGGGCATCGGCAACACCCCCGTGGACATGTCGGACCTCGACGCCGTGGCAGCAGCTGTCGCCGCTAACAACACCAGGATTGTCTGGGTGGAGACGCCATCCAACCCGATGATGAAGATCACCGACATTGAAGCCCTCGCCGCCGTAGCGCACGACGCCGGTGCCCTCCTGGTGGTGGACAACACCTTCGCGTCTCCCTACTTGCAGACCCCGCTTGCCCTGGGTGCTGACGTGGTGGTCCACTCCACCACCAAGTACATCGGCGGCCACTCCGACGTCGTGGGTGGCGCGATTGTGGTCAAGGACGATGAGTTGGCAGAGAAGATCGGCTTCATCCAGTTCGCGGTCGGTGCGGTTTCCGGTCCCATGGATGCTTTCCTCACAACCCGCGGACTGAAGACACTGGGCGTTCGCATGGACCGTCACAGTGACAACGGACAGGCAGTGGCTGAGTGGCTGCTGCAGCGTCCCGAGGTGGAAGCGGTGCTCTACCCCGGCCTCCCTGACCACCCCGGACACGAGCTTGCAGCGAAGCAGATGAAGAAGTTCGGCGGCATGGTCTCCGTTCAGTTCAAGGGTGGCGAGGCAGCGGCACGCACCGTCGCCGAATCCACCTCGGTGTTCACGCTGGCGGAATCCCTGGGTGGCATCGAGTCCCTGATGAACTATCCGTCGGAGATGACCCACGCCTCCGTGAAGGGCACCGAACTGGCGGTTCCGGTCAACCTCCTGCGCCTTTCCTGCGGGATCGAGGAAGCCGAGGACCTGATCGCCGACCTAGAGCAGGCCTTTGCCAAGATCAGTAACGGCTGA
- a CDS encoding cystathionine beta-synthase, whose product MKYAQSVLDLIGNTPLIKLNHVTEGIKATVLVKLEYVNPGGSIKDRIAVKMIEDAEKDGRLQPGGTIVEPTSGNTGVGLALVAQQKGYKCIFVVPDKVGEDKRAVLQAYGAEVVVTPTSVAPDSPQSYYGVSDRLVSEIPGAFKPDQFSNPAAPGSHYESTGPEIWQDTDGRVTHVVIGAGTGGTITGTGRFLKEVSADRAESDGGQVKIIGADPEGSVYSGGTGRPYFVEGVGEDMWPGNYDPSVPDAVLAVSDADSFSMTRRLAREEGLLVGGSSGMAVVAALQAAKDLDESAVVVVILPDSGRGYLAKIFNDQWMRSYGFLSGGEESSVGEVLKSKTGEMPDLVHIHPNETVRDVINIMNEFGVSHIPVLSQEPPVVMGEVVGAVDERSLTSKLFRGEAKLSDKISEHMGERLPVIGSLETISAARELLSDVDTVMVTFAGAPVGILTRHDLLAYLSN is encoded by the coding sequence ATGAAGTACGCCCAGTCCGTGTTGGACCTCATCGGCAATACCCCGCTCATCAAGCTCAACCACGTCACCGAGGGCATCAAAGCCACCGTCCTGGTGAAGCTCGAATACGTTAATCCCGGCGGATCCATCAAAGACCGGATCGCCGTGAAGATGATCGAGGATGCGGAAAAAGACGGCCGGCTCCAACCGGGCGGAACCATCGTAGAGCCGACGTCGGGCAACACCGGGGTGGGATTGGCACTGGTAGCCCAGCAAAAGGGCTACAAGTGCATCTTCGTTGTGCCGGACAAGGTGGGTGAGGACAAGCGTGCCGTCCTGCAGGCGTACGGCGCCGAAGTAGTTGTCACGCCCACGTCCGTGGCCCCTGACAGCCCGCAAAGCTATTACGGCGTTTCCGACCGCCTCGTCAGCGAGATCCCTGGCGCCTTCAAGCCGGACCAGTTCTCCAACCCCGCCGCCCCCGGCAGCCATTACGAGTCCACTGGCCCGGAAATCTGGCAGGACACCGACGGCCGGGTCACGCACGTGGTCATCGGCGCCGGAACAGGCGGCACCATCACCGGCACAGGCCGCTTCCTCAAGGAAGTCTCCGCGGACCGTGCAGAGTCCGACGGCGGCCAGGTCAAGATCATCGGCGCGGACCCGGAAGGTTCGGTGTACTCAGGCGGCACCGGCCGGCCCTACTTCGTGGAGGGCGTAGGCGAGGACATGTGGCCCGGAAACTACGATCCCTCCGTTCCGGATGCCGTCCTTGCAGTCTCCGATGCCGACTCTTTCTCCATGACCCGCCGCCTTGCCCGCGAAGAGGGCCTCCTGGTGGGCGGCTCGTCCGGTATGGCCGTGGTGGCTGCACTGCAGGCTGCCAAGGACCTGGATGAGTCAGCTGTCGTGGTGGTCATCCTCCCGGATTCCGGCCGCGGCTATCTGGCCAAGATCTTCAACGACCAGTGGATGCGCTCTTACGGCTTCCTCTCCGGCGGCGAAGAGTCCTCCGTGGGGGAGGTCCTCAAGTCCAAGACGGGCGAAATGCCGGACCTGGTCCACATCCACCCCAACGAGACCGTCCGCGATGTCATCAACATCATGAACGAATTCGGTGTCTCCCACATCCCGGTCCTCTCACAGGAACCACCCGTAGTCATGGGCGAGGTCGTGGGAGCTGTGGACGAGCGAAGCCTCACCAGCAAACTGTTCCGTGGCGAAGCGAAGCTGTCGGACAAGATCTCCGAACACATGGGGGAACGGCTGCCCGTTATCGGCTCACTGGAGACCATTTCAGCCGCGCGTGAGCTGCTGTCCGACGTCGATACCGTCATGGTGACCTTCGCAGGCGCCCCGGTAGGTATCCTGACGCGCCACGACCTTCTGGCGTACCTGAGCAACTAG
- a CDS encoding VOC family protein produces MAAIVHFEIPTDDKDRANTFYESAFGWNLSPMQGMDYTIAITAPSDEQTGTPKEPGAINGALFPRTDALKTPVLTIDVDNIDAALAQVESAGGSVVQAKDAVPTMGWYAYFKDTEGNVLGVWQTDTSAGT; encoded by the coding sequence GTGGCCGCAATAGTGCATTTCGAGATTCCCACGGACGACAAAGACCGTGCCAACACCTTCTATGAAAGCGCCTTCGGCTGGAACCTCAGCCCTATGCAAGGGATGGACTACACCATAGCCATCACGGCACCCTCCGACGAACAGACCGGTACGCCGAAGGAGCCCGGAGCCATCAACGGGGCACTGTTCCCGCGGACGGACGCACTGAAGACACCTGTGCTCACCATCGACGTGGACAACATTGATGCAGCGCTGGCTCAGGTGGAGTCTGCTGGTGGCAGCGTGGTCCAGGCCAAGGACGCCGTCCCCACCATGGGCTGGTATGCCTACTTCAAGGACACTGAGGGCAACGTCCTGGGTGTGTGGCAGACCGACACCTCCGCCGGCACGTAG
- a CDS encoding 3-methyladenine DNA glycosylase, with protein sequence MTIADAPPVVAAAADAAVRWHPGGAFRLDQTMFPLMRGNADPSFAAHANGFWMAFTAASGPVTMRLSAGGVGPDTFVDAQAWGPGARDAIAGVPRLLGAHDDWSAFDEPAFHATLPRLVTEARRRNLALRLPSTGRVVDSLVPTILEQKVTTLEARRGYRYLMYRYGTSAPGRAPAGLLVPPTAGEWLAIPSWEWHKAGVGPQRSATVMRALQSAAALERLAGLDSAQASARMQTIPGIGIWTASEVVQRTHGCPDSISVGDYHLASYVGYALTGQKTDDAGMLELLEPWRGQRQRLVRMLYLSGFRKPTFGPRMTVQDHRRH encoded by the coding sequence ATGACCATCGCAGACGCCCCGCCCGTTGTTGCGGCCGCGGCAGACGCAGCCGTGAGGTGGCATCCGGGCGGTGCCTTCCGCTTGGACCAGACCATGTTTCCGCTGATGCGCGGCAACGCTGATCCGTCATTCGCCGCCCACGCCAACGGTTTCTGGATGGCCTTCACCGCAGCGTCTGGCCCGGTCACTATGAGGCTATCCGCAGGCGGGGTGGGCCCTGACACGTTTGTGGACGCCCAGGCCTGGGGACCCGGTGCCCGGGACGCCATTGCTGGAGTGCCGCGCTTGCTGGGCGCCCATGATGATTGGTCGGCCTTCGACGAGCCCGCTTTCCATGCCACGCTCCCACGGCTTGTCACAGAAGCACGACGCCGGAACCTGGCTCTGCGGCTGCCCTCCACCGGGCGCGTGGTTGACTCCCTGGTGCCCACCATTTTGGAGCAAAAGGTCACCACCTTGGAGGCACGTCGCGGGTACCGGTACTTGATGTATCGCTACGGAACATCTGCCCCGGGCAGGGCCCCCGCAGGTCTGCTGGTTCCTCCCACCGCCGGGGAATGGCTGGCCATCCCGTCGTGGGAGTGGCACAAAGCCGGGGTTGGACCACAGCGCTCGGCGACGGTGATGCGGGCGCTGCAGTCCGCCGCAGCGCTTGAACGGCTGGCAGGCCTGGACTCAGCGCAGGCGAGCGCCAGGATGCAAACCATCCCTGGGATCGGCATCTGGACCGCATCCGAGGTGGTCCAACGGACGCATGGCTGCCCCGACTCGATTTCCGTGGGGGACTACCACCTGGCCTCGTACGTGGGCTACGCACTGACGGGCCAAAAGACGGATGACGCCGGCATGCTGGAATTGCTCGAACCGTGGCGCGGGCAGAGGCAGCGGCTGGTCAGAATGCTCTATTTAAGTGGCTTCCGCAAACCCACTTTCGGTCCACGGATGACCGTTCAGGATCATCGCCGGCACTGA
- a CDS encoding ATP-binding cassette domain-containing protein, with protein MIHTKKLTKTFTVKKETVEAVKGVDIDVGPGELVAFLGPNGAGKSTTLRMLTTLLKPTSGSATVAGVDVARDPAGVRARIGYIGQGNGGGHSYRVIDELIMQGRFYGMNTTDAKARAETLMASLDLADLAKRTVIKLSGGQRRRMDVALGLMHSPGLLFLDEPSTGMDPQNRANLWEHIMRMREEHGTTIVLTTHYMDEADSMSERVIVIDHGTIIADDTASRLKANLAGDLMAVEVAAGSASEVRGLLGRAAAEGDIQENAYDGVVRFRLRLAHGSRLAPGLLKDMHDAGAPAQSLELKPPTLDDVFLELTGRSLREGAEV; from the coding sequence GTGATCCACACGAAAAAACTCACCAAAACGTTCACCGTGAAAAAGGAAACCGTAGAGGCCGTCAAGGGCGTGGACATTGATGTGGGTCCCGGCGAACTGGTCGCTTTCCTTGGCCCCAACGGAGCCGGTAAATCCACCACGCTGCGCATGCTCACCACCCTGCTGAAGCCCACCTCCGGGTCAGCCACCGTTGCCGGCGTAGACGTCGCCAGGGACCCCGCAGGCGTTCGTGCCCGGATCGGCTACATCGGCCAGGGCAACGGCGGCGGCCACAGCTACCGCGTGATCGACGAACTCATTATGCAGGGCCGCTTCTACGGTATGAACACCACCGATGCCAAGGCCCGCGCCGAAACCCTCATGGCCTCCCTGGACTTGGCCGACCTCGCCAAACGAACAGTCATCAAGCTCTCGGGCGGACAACGCCGCCGCATGGACGTGGCGTTGGGATTGATGCACTCCCCCGGGTTGCTGTTCCTCGATGAGCCGTCCACCGGGATGGACCCACAAAACCGAGCCAATCTGTGGGAGCACATCATGCGGATGCGCGAGGAACACGGGACCACCATCGTGCTCACCACGCATTACATGGACGAGGCCGATTCGATGTCCGAGCGCGTGATCGTGATCGACCACGGCACCATCATCGCGGACGATACCGCATCCCGGCTCAAGGCGAACCTGGCCGGAGACCTGATGGCCGTGGAAGTTGCGGCCGGTTCCGCGTCAGAAGTCCGCGGCCTGTTGGGCCGGGCCGCCGCCGAGGGCGACATCCAGGAAAATGCGTACGACGGCGTGGTCCGTTTCCGTCTTCGGCTGGCCCACGGTTCCCGGCTGGCGCCCGGGTTGTTGAAGGACATGCACGACGCCGGCGCTCCCGCCCAGTCGCTGGAATTGAAACCACCGACGCTGGACGACGTTTTTCTGGAACTGACTGGCCGCAGCCTGCGGGAAGGAGCTGAAGTCTGA
- a CDS encoding ABC transporter permease, translating into MIEQAVAPGVAVQKRGAGSIVTDTWFVFWREMLLPLRDPFSLIFSLIQPLVFLGLFGPLLGAAVGAPAFGGQSTLQWFLPGVVVMIALFGTSMTGSNLQYELMTGSYERILATPLSRSSLMIGRALKEWAPLVVQGLLISVVCIPFGFVFHPMHVLLGLVILGIFGIGLGALSYALALVSQNKEWIFWGVQQTLLFPLMILSGIMLPIEAGPGWMKVASLFNPLTYLVNAERELFSGTIGMDTFWGLVAAVATAGVGLAVGIRTISRNTN; encoded by the coding sequence ATGATTGAACAAGCCGTGGCGCCGGGAGTCGCCGTGCAAAAGCGAGGTGCCGGAAGCATTGTGACGGACACCTGGTTCGTGTTCTGGCGGGAGATGCTGCTGCCCCTGCGGGATCCGTTTTCGTTGATTTTTTCCCTTATCCAACCGCTGGTGTTCCTGGGTCTCTTCGGTCCGCTCCTGGGTGCGGCAGTGGGCGCTCCGGCTTTCGGCGGCCAGTCCACCCTCCAGTGGTTCCTGCCGGGCGTGGTGGTGATGATCGCCTTGTTCGGTACATCCATGACCGGGTCCAACCTGCAGTATGAGCTGATGACCGGCTCTTATGAGCGGATCCTGGCCACGCCATTGTCCCGGTCCTCGCTCATGATTGGCCGGGCCCTGAAGGAGTGGGCCCCCTTGGTGGTGCAGGGTTTGCTGATCTCCGTAGTGTGCATCCCGTTCGGCTTCGTGTTCCACCCCATGCACGTCCTGCTGGGGCTGGTGATCCTGGGCATTTTCGGCATCGGACTCGGCGCGTTGTCCTACGCTTTGGCTTTGGTTTCGCAGAACAAGGAATGGATCTTCTGGGGCGTCCAGCAAACCCTGCTCTTCCCGCTCATGATCCTGTCCGGGATCATGTTGCCCATCGAGGCGGGCCCGGGGTGGATGAAGGTGGCCAGCCTGTTCAACCCCTTGACCTACCTCGTCAATGCCGAACGCGAACTCTTCTCCGGGACCATTGGGATGGACACGTTCTGGGGCCTCGTAGCCGCTGTGGCAACTGCCGGCGTCGGACTTGCCGTGGGAATCCGGACCATCAGTCGGAACACCAACTAG
- a CDS encoding AMP-binding protein, protein MLSYTAGDTDVPLLEETIGANFERIAAQYPLRDALIEAAAMPGGEARRWSYEKLNDDVNRLARALLALGVAKGERIGIWSPNCAEWTILQYATAKIGAVLVNVNPAYRSHELEFVVQQNGMRMLVAAPSDKNSDYVGMARNAAGSCPELREIVFLPGNPLQELAGGEPEANHELTYAQLLARADGVGPSAVQDRMAELDPHDAINLQYTSGTTGFPKGATLTHHNILNNGHSIGRLLNYTERDRVVIPVPFYHCFGMVIGNLNALSFGAATIIPSRGFNPSAALEAVQDFSGTSLYGVPTMFIAELALEDFGSYDLSTLRTGVMAGSLCPMEVMRRVIDEMHMVDVAICYGMTETSPVSTMTRAGDTLEHRTSTVGRTMPHLESRIVDAGSAEVVERGVIGELCTRGYAVMSGYWGQPDKTAEAIDAEGWMHTGDLARMDEEGYVVIEGRIKDMVIRGGENIYPREIEEFLYLHPSIQDVQVIGVPDDKYGEELMACIILKPGAAALTAGDLAEYCRGKLAHYKIPRYVDVRDSFPMTVSGKVRKVDMRQEAVNRLQL, encoded by the coding sequence ATGTTGTCCTACACTGCCGGAGACACTGACGTCCCGCTGCTCGAAGAGACCATCGGCGCCAATTTTGAGCGCATCGCCGCACAATACCCCTTGCGGGACGCCCTGATTGAAGCGGCCGCGATGCCGGGCGGGGAGGCCCGCCGCTGGAGCTATGAAAAACTGAACGACGACGTCAATCGCCTCGCCCGCGCACTGCTCGCTCTGGGTGTGGCCAAGGGCGAACGGATCGGTATCTGGAGCCCCAACTGCGCCGAGTGGACCATCCTGCAGTACGCAACGGCCAAGATCGGTGCGGTGCTGGTCAACGTCAACCCCGCTTACAGGAGCCACGAACTGGAGTTCGTGGTGCAGCAGAACGGCATGCGGATGCTGGTGGCTGCGCCTTCGGACAAGAACAGCGACTATGTGGGCATGGCCAGGAATGCGGCCGGAAGCTGTCCGGAACTCCGGGAGATCGTCTTCCTCCCGGGAAACCCTTTGCAGGAGTTGGCCGGGGGCGAACCGGAAGCCAACCACGAACTGACGTACGCCCAACTCCTGGCCCGGGCTGACGGCGTCGGGCCTTCCGCGGTTCAGGACCGGATGGCCGAACTTGACCCACACGACGCCATCAACCTGCAGTACACCTCGGGCACCACGGGCTTTCCCAAGGGCGCGACGCTGACGCACCACAACATCCTCAACAACGGACACTCCATCGGCCGGCTCCTGAACTACACCGAACGCGACCGCGTGGTGATTCCGGTGCCGTTCTACCACTGCTTCGGCATGGTGATCGGGAACCTGAATGCCCTCAGCTTTGGTGCGGCCACCATCATCCCCAGCCGCGGATTCAATCCGTCGGCGGCGTTGGAAGCGGTGCAGGACTTCAGCGGGACGTCCCTGTACGGGGTGCCCACCATGTTCATTGCGGAACTGGCTTTGGAGGACTTTGGCTCCTACGATCTCTCGACGCTGCGGACCGGCGTGATGGCCGGCTCGCTGTGTCCCATGGAAGTGATGCGCAGGGTCATCGACGAGATGCACATGGTGGATGTTGCCATTTGCTACGGCATGACTGAGACCTCGCCTGTGTCCACCATGACCCGCGCCGGGGACACCCTCGAACACCGGACCAGCACGGTGGGCCGGACCATGCCGCACCTGGAGAGCCGCATTGTGGACGCCGGCTCGGCAGAGGTGGTCGAGCGGGGCGTGATCGGTGAGCTGTGCACCCGGGGCTATGCGGTCATGAGCGGCTATTGGGGTCAGCCGGACAAAACTGCGGAAGCGATCGACGCCGAAGGATGGATGCACACAGGCGACCTCGCCCGCATGGATGAAGAGGGGTACGTGGTGATCGAAGGCCGCATCAAGGACATGGTGATCCGCGGTGGCGAGAACATCTACCCGCGTGAAATCGAGGAATTCCTGTACTTGCATCCCTCCATCCAGGACGTGCAGGTGATCGGCGTTCCGGATGACAAATACGGTGAGGAACTCATGGCGTGCATCATCCTCAAACCCGGGGCTGCGGCCCTGACTGCCGGGGACTTGGCCGAGTACTGCCGTGGGAAGCTGGCGCACTACAAGATTCCCCGCTATGTGGATGTACGCGACAGCTTCCCCATGACGGTTTCCGGCAAAGTTCGGAAGGTGGACATGCGGCAGGAAGCAGTGAACCGCCTGCAGCTGTAA
- a CDS encoding antibiotic biosynthesis monooxygenase — translation MSAPIDLQATFIPNDGEFFRVKLALEIAIDEVVNEPGCIRYELTEATEEKLVLTERWESEELLEKHSKGIAVQDLNESLSALLAEPVKLERL, via the coding sequence ATGAGTGCACCCATTGACCTGCAGGCCACGTTCATCCCCAACGACGGCGAATTCTTCCGCGTGAAGCTCGCCCTGGAAATCGCCATCGACGAGGTTGTGAACGAGCCCGGCTGCATCCGCTATGAACTGACCGAGGCCACCGAGGAAAAGCTCGTCCTCACGGAGCGCTGGGAATCCGAGGAACTCCTCGAGAAGCACTCCAAGGGCATCGCTGTCCAGGACCTGAACGAGTCCCTCAGCGCCTTGCTGGCTGAGCCCGTCAAGCTCGAACGGCTCTGA
- a CDS encoding thioredoxin domain-containing protein, whose amino-acid sequence MATVDITGEQFASTIEDNDIVLVDFWAAWCGPCRQFAPTYGAASDKHADVVFAKVDTEAEQQLAAEAGITSIPTLMAFREKVLVFSQPGALNGQQLEQVIEAVKGLDMEEVHAHVAKARAEAQEN is encoded by the coding sequence ATGGCTACAGTTGACATCACTGGAGAACAGTTCGCATCGACTATCGAGGACAACGACATTGTCCTGGTGGATTTCTGGGCTGCATGGTGCGGCCCGTGCCGCCAGTTCGCGCCCACGTACGGGGCAGCTTCGGACAAGCACGCCGACGTCGTTTTCGCGAAGGTGGACACCGAGGCCGAACAGCAACTGGCCGCCGAAGCGGGAATCACGTCCATCCCCACACTCATGGCTTTCCGCGAGAAGGTCCTGGTCTTCTCGCAGCCCGGTGCCCTCAACGGCCAGCAGCTTGAGCAGGTCATTGAAGCCGTGAAGGGCCTGGACATGGAAGAGGTCCACGCCCACGTTGCCAAGGCGCGTGCCGAGGCGCAGGAAAACTAA